Proteins encoded by one window of Pseudonocardia sp. HH130629-09:
- a CDS encoding MucR family transcriptional regulator encodes MSEAAFDSDVRSSRPLGRLADGTVFHVPIGVMRIDGEHARCHLCGDWFRSVGAHLRAHGWDRAGYRAAFGLERSQPLEGRATRERRARAMERRRRDDAAVRAGCEIGQRSAATGELSRLAASAARGRRQPEQRRRKTLLTLASIPPGVREEAASRASVARLRAVAKRAAQDAGFADVGDLVRGHLADGGSLAGLSRAAGLHKDWFSRHLPTVDPDTAHEVAEMVSGPRPPRYDAGLARRIHGFDDVGAFLRRRHLVEHRSVRAIAEEVGMSRYAVTAAMERHGVALTPHVTVRTAAAEQARRICDAHGFADLDAYLADRRAAGWSWQRISDECGRPPTWLRRRAGPGVRPSRPTVIEDD; translated from the coding sequence ATGTCGGAGGCCGCATTCGACAGCGATGTCCGTAGCTCCCGCCCGCTCGGGCGGCTCGCCGACGGGACGGTGTTCCACGTCCCGATCGGCGTCATGCGGATCGACGGCGAGCACGCCCGGTGCCATCTGTGTGGCGACTGGTTCCGCTCGGTGGGCGCCCACCTGCGGGCACACGGCTGGGACCGGGCCGGCTACCGGGCCGCCTTCGGGCTGGAACGGAGTCAGCCGCTCGAAGGCCGGGCCACCCGGGAGCGACGGGCCCGTGCCATGGAACGACGCCGCCGGGACGACGCCGCCGTGCGGGCCGGGTGCGAGATCGGGCAGCGATCGGCTGCAACCGGGGAGCTCTCCCGGCTCGCGGCCTCCGCTGCTCGCGGACGCCGCCAGCCCGAGCAGCGCCGACGCAAGACCCTGCTGACCCTCGCCTCGATCCCGCCCGGGGTACGTGAGGAGGCTGCAAGCCGGGCGTCGGTCGCCCGACTGCGTGCGGTGGCGAAGCGCGCAGCCCAGGACGCCGGGTTCGCCGACGTCGGGGATCTCGTGCGAGGCCATCTCGCCGACGGCGGGAGCCTGGCCGGGCTGAGCCGGGCCGCCGGGCTGCACAAGGACTGGTTCAGCCGGCACCTGCCGACGGTCGACCCGGACACCGCGCACGAGGTGGCCGAGATGGTCTCCGGGCCGCGTCCGCCGCGGTACGACGCGGGGCTCGCCCGCCGCATTCACGGGTTCGACGACGTCGGGGCCTTCCTCCGCCGACGCCACCTCGTCGAGCACCGCTCGGTCCGGGCGATCGCCGAGGAGGTCGGCATGAGCCGGTACGCCGTCACGGCCGCGATGGAACGGCACGGCGTCGCACTCACCCCGCACGTCACCGTGCGGACCGCGGCCGCCGAACAGGCCCGCCGCATCTGCGATGCGCACGGATTCGCCGATCTCGACGCGTACCTCGCCGACCGCCGGGCAGCGGGCTGGAGCTGGCAGCGGATCTCCGACGAGTGCGGGCGACCCCCGACCTGGCTACGACGACGTGCAGGCCCGGGTGTCCGACCGAGCCGACCCACCGTGATCGAGGACGACTGA
- a CDS encoding phenylacetaldoxime dehydratase family protein, with protein sequence MPLDSAIPPHLREPRNRESCTPDGYHPPYPSFSGWTAPDVGQVVIAFLGAQGAGRADDLGPALRGADGPRHHDRAVTAERDDRPAETVVAAYWTDPLAFERWFDAHREAWPSPADGGRWIEAVRPSVRRLETIAGARSRPEGVAVVAERFSDPIVEHGYWGSMRDRMPASATEALDNPFTPWATVMDDRVRVRGRGSVCLIRSGQDWSDTGDDERRTYLHAIAPRLHEGMDHLAGPGGPAAGCLSNRFLTVVDDDGAPVERTYGLGWWRTMADLERWSSSHRTHLAIFGAFGRAVREQGGRSALRLYHEVAVAAPHEQWFEYADCVPGTGLLAGAPVSSR encoded by the coding sequence ATGCCCCTCGACTCCGCGATCCCGCCCCACCTGCGTGAGCCCCGTAACCGTGAGTCGTGCACCCCGGACGGATACCACCCGCCTTACCCGTCGTTCTCGGGGTGGACCGCACCGGACGTCGGGCAGGTGGTGATCGCGTTCCTCGGCGCGCAGGGTGCGGGGCGCGCCGACGATCTCGGCCCCGCCCTGAGAGGCGCGGACGGGCCCCGGCACCACGACCGGGCGGTCACCGCCGAGCGGGACGACCGCCCGGCGGAGACCGTCGTCGCCGCGTACTGGACCGACCCGCTCGCCTTCGAGCGCTGGTTCGACGCCCACCGGGAGGCGTGGCCGTCCCCGGCCGACGGTGGTCGATGGATCGAGGCGGTCCGGCCGTCGGTCCGTCGGCTGGAGACGATCGCGGGAGCGCGCAGCCGGCCCGAGGGTGTGGCCGTCGTCGCCGAGCGGTTCTCGGATCCGATCGTCGAGCACGGCTACTGGGGCAGCATGCGCGACCGGATGCCGGCATCGGCGACGGAGGCCCTGGACAACCCGTTCACCCCCTGGGCGACCGTCATGGACGACCGCGTCCGGGTGCGGGGACGGGGGAGCGTGTGCCTGATCCGGTCCGGCCAGGACTGGTCCGACACCGGCGACGACGAACGCAGGACCTACCTCCACGCGATCGCGCCGCGCCTGCACGAGGGCATGGACCATCTCGCAGGTCCCGGCGGTCCGGCCGCGGGCTGCCTGAGCAACCGCTTCCTCACCGTCGTCGACGACGACGGCGCCCCCGTCGAGCGCACCTACGGGCTGGGCTGGTGGCGCACGATGGCCGACCTGGAGCGATGGTCGTCGTCGCACCGCACCCACCTGGCGATCTTCGGTGCGTTCGGCCGTGCGGTCCGGGAGCAGGGCGGTCGGAGCGCTCTGCGGCTCTATCACGAGGTCGCCGTCGCGGCGCCGCACGAGCAGTGGTTCGAGTACGCCGACTGCGTCCCGGGGACCGGGTTGCTCGCCGGAGCCCCGGTCAGCTCTCGGTGA
- a CDS encoding aldehyde dehydrogenase codes for MSTVYESLYIGGEWVAPSSSRTIEVVSASTEEVIGRVPEAVERDVDAAVAAARAAFDDPSGWATWAPADRAAVMERLADELDARAPEMARRVASQNGMPISIATQLEGVFPQVLLRYYAGLIRSTELDEVRDGVMGGRIRVTRKPIGVVAGIVPWNYPQTLAAFKLGPALAMGCTIVLKPSPETVLDAQLFAEAAAAAGLPAGVVNIVQGGRDTGQYLIEHPQVDKVAFTGSTAAGRTVAETCARLLRPVTLELGGKSAAIVLDDADLASNLESLFGATLLNNGQTCYLGTRILAPSSRYAEVVDTLTGFAQSLQVGDALDERTQIGPVASARQRDRIEGYIAKGTGEGARITAGGGRPAGLDRGWFVEPTVFADVDNRHTIAQEEIFGPVLSVISYSDVDDAVRIANESDFGLGGSVWTSDPERGEAVAARVQTGTIGINAYLPDPAAPFGGVKQSGLGRELGPEGLAAYQALKSIYLAP; via the coding sequence GTGAGCACCGTGTACGAGTCCCTGTACATCGGCGGGGAGTGGGTCGCCCCGTCCTCGTCGCGCACCATCGAGGTCGTCTCCGCCAGTACGGAGGAGGTCATCGGTCGGGTTCCCGAAGCCGTCGAACGGGACGTCGACGCCGCTGTCGCAGCCGCTCGTGCCGCGTTCGACGACCCGTCGGGCTGGGCGACGTGGGCGCCCGCGGACCGGGCCGCGGTGATGGAGCGGCTCGCCGATGAGCTCGACGCCCGCGCGCCCGAGATGGCTCGTCGGGTGGCGTCGCAGAACGGCATGCCGATCTCGATCGCCACCCAGCTGGAGGGCGTCTTCCCGCAGGTGCTGTTGCGCTACTACGCCGGCCTGATCCGCAGCACCGAGCTCGACGAGGTCCGCGACGGAGTCATGGGCGGGCGGATCCGGGTGACCCGCAAGCCGATCGGGGTCGTCGCCGGGATCGTGCCGTGGAACTACCCGCAGACCCTCGCCGCGTTCAAGCTCGGGCCGGCGCTCGCGATGGGCTGCACGATCGTGCTCAAGCCCAGCCCGGAGACCGTCCTCGACGCGCAGCTGTTCGCCGAGGCGGCGGCCGCCGCCGGCCTCCCGGCGGGCGTGGTGAACATCGTGCAGGGCGGTCGGGACACCGGCCAGTACCTGATCGAGCACCCGCAGGTCGACAAGGTCGCCTTCACCGGGTCGACGGCGGCGGGTCGGACCGTCGCCGAGACCTGTGCGCGGCTGCTGCGTCCGGTCACCCTCGAGCTGGGTGGTAAGTCGGCGGCGATCGTCCTCGACGACGCCGATCTCGCGTCGAACCTGGAGAGCCTGTTCGGTGCGACGCTGCTGAACAACGGTCAGACCTGCTACCTGGGTACGCGCATCCTCGCGCCGTCGTCGCGCTACGCCGAGGTCGTCGACACCCTGACTGGGTTCGCGCAGAGCCTCCAGGTCGGTGACGCGCTCGACGAACGGACGCAGATCGGGCCGGTCGCCTCGGCTCGGCAGCGGGACCGGATCGAGGGCTACATCGCCAAGGGCACCGGCGAGGGGGCTCGCATCACGGCCGGTGGCGGGCGTCCGGCGGGGCTCGACCGGGGCTGGTTCGTGGAGCCGACCGTGTTCGCCGACGTCGACAACCGGCACACGATCGCCCAGGAGGAGATCTTCGGACCGGTGTTGTCGGTGATCTCCTACTCCGACGTCGACGATGCGGTCCGGATCGCGAACGAGTCCGACTTCGGTCTCGGTGGCAGTGTGTGGACCTCGGACCCGGAACGGGGGGAGGCGGTCGCGGCCAGGGTCCAGACCGGGACGATCGGCATCAACGCCTACCTGCCGGATCCGGCCGCACCCTTCGGTGGTGTCAAGCAGTCCGGTCTGGGTCGCGAGCTCGGCCCTGAGGGGCTCGCCGCCTACCAGGCGCTGAAGTCCATCTACCTCGCGCCGTGA
- a CDS encoding IS256 family transposase: protein MVAEAKARGLALTGPDGLLKLFTKNVLETALNEEMTEHLGHDKNRADPGRESTNVRNGSRSKTVLSDAAGDVEIDVPRDRASTFEPQIVKKRQRRLTDVDEVVLSLYAKGMTTGEVSAHFADIYGASVSKETVSRITDKVVAEMNDWVGRPLDSVYAAVFIDAVHVKVRDGQVANRPVYAAIGVTVDGCKDVLGLWMGVGSEGAKFWMSVLVDLKNRGVRDVLFLVCDGLKGLPEVVANVWPQTIVQTCVVHLIRNTFRLVGRQDWDAVKRDIKPIYAAPNPNAALIAMDELDEKWGRKYAAMIRLWRNAWEEFVPFLDYDVEIRRVICSTNAIESLNARYRRAVRARGHFPTEQAAMKCLYLVTRSLDPTGTGRTRWTMRWKPVINAFAITFGDRWPGAETY, encoded by the coding sequence ATGGTGGCCGAGGCGAAGGCGCGCGGGCTGGCGTTGACCGGCCCGGACGGCCTGTTGAAGCTCTTTACCAAGAATGTTCTGGAAACGGCGCTGAACGAGGAGATGACCGAGCACCTCGGGCACGACAAGAACCGGGCCGACCCCGGCCGGGAATCCACCAACGTGCGGAACGGGTCCCGCTCGAAGACGGTTCTCTCGGATGCCGCGGGTGACGTGGAGATCGACGTTCCGAGAGACAGGGCCAGCACTTTCGAGCCGCAGATCGTGAAGAAGCGTCAGCGGCGCCTCACAGATGTCGACGAGGTCGTACTGTCGCTGTATGCGAAAGGGATGACGACCGGGGAGGTTTCCGCACATTTCGCTGACATCTATGGGGCGTCAGTATCGAAGGAGACGGTCTCGCGGATCACCGACAAGGTCGTCGCCGAGATGAATGACTGGGTTGGTCGGCCGTTGGATTCGGTGTACGCCGCGGTGTTCATCGACGCTGTCCACGTCAAGGTCCGGGACGGGCAGGTCGCCAACCGGCCGGTCTACGCAGCCATCGGCGTCACCGTGGACGGCTGCAAGGACGTGCTGGGGCTGTGGATGGGCGTCGGCAGTGAGGGCGCGAAGTTCTGGATGAGCGTGCTGGTCGACCTGAAGAACCGCGGCGTGCGTGACGTGCTGTTCCTGGTCTGCGACGGCCTCAAAGGACTCCCGGAGGTCGTGGCCAACGTGTGGCCGCAAACCATTGTCCAAACCTGCGTCGTGCACCTGATCCGAAACACTTTCCGGCTGGTGGGTCGACAGGACTGGGACGCGGTGAAGCGCGACATCAAACCAATCTATGCCGCGCCCAACCCGAATGCAGCACTTATCGCTATGGATGAGCTCGACGAGAAATGGGGCCGTAAGTACGCGGCGATGATCCGGCTATGGCGCAACGCGTGGGAAGAGTTCGTGCCGTTCTTGGACTACGACGTCGAGATTCGAAGGGTGATCTGCTCTACGAATGCGATCGAATCGCTTAACGCCCGCTACCGGCGCGCGGTGCGGGCGCGTGGTCATTTCCCCACTGAGCAGGCTGCGATGAAATGCTTGTATCTTGTGACTCGCAGCCTGGACCCGACCGGGACGGGCCGCACGAGGTGGACGATGCGTTGGAAGCCCGTGATCAACGCGTTCGCCATCACGTTCGGTGACCGCTGGCCGGGAGCCGAGACCTACTGA
- the istB gene encoding IS21-like element helper ATPase IstB, which yields MTTTPPKITTDPAGSSGPAGPVLAAVPDGLPAMIAYLTRVLKTPTIAASWEQLAAQAREENWSHEEYLGALLQRQVADRESKGTVMRIRTAHFPQVKTLEDFNLDHLPSLRRDILAHLATSTFVAKCENVILLGPPGIGKTHLAIGLGVKAAHAGYSVLFDTASNWITRLAAAHQSGRLEAELKKIRRYKLIIIDEVGYIPFDQDAANLFFQLIASRYEQGSVMVTSNLPFGRWGETFSDDVVAAAMIDRLVHHAEVLTLSGDSYRTRARRELLAKHNRASND from the coding sequence ATGACAACCACACCACCGAAGATCACCACCGACCCCGCTGGGAGCTCGGGGCCGGCCGGTCCGGTGCTGGCCGCGGTCCCCGACGGACTGCCGGCGATGATCGCCTACCTGACCCGGGTCCTGAAGACCCCGACCATCGCGGCCAGCTGGGAACAGCTTGCCGCCCAGGCCCGTGAGGAGAACTGGTCGCACGAGGAGTATCTGGGCGCGCTGCTGCAGCGCCAGGTCGCCGACCGCGAGTCCAAGGGCACGGTCATGCGGATCCGCACCGCGCACTTCCCCCAGGTCAAGACCTTGGAGGACTTCAACCTCGACCATCTGCCCTCGCTGCGCCGCGACATCCTGGCCCACCTGGCCACGAGCACGTTCGTCGCCAAGTGCGAGAACGTGATCCTGCTCGGCCCGCCCGGGATCGGGAAGACCCACCTCGCGATCGGGCTCGGCGTCAAAGCCGCCCACGCCGGCTACTCGGTCCTGTTCGACACCGCCAGCAACTGGATCACCAGACTCGCCGCCGCGCACCAGAGCGGCCGGCTCGAGGCCGAGCTGAAGAAGATCCGCCGCTACAAACTGATCATCATCGACGAGGTCGGCTACATCCCGTTCGACCAGGACGCAGCGAACCTGTTCTTCCAGCTCATCGCTTCCCGCTATGAACAAGGCAGCGTCATGGTCACCAGCAATCTGCCCTTCGGCCGCTGGGGCGAGACCTTCTCCGACGACGTCGTCGCCGCAGCCATGATCGACCGCCTCGTCCACCACGCCGAAGTCCTGACCCTGTCCGGGGACTCCTACCGCACCCGCGCCCGACGCGAGCTCCTGGCCAAACACAACCGCGCCAGCAACGACTGA